The following proteins are co-located in the Chryseobacterium daecheongense genome:
- a CDS encoding ATP-binding protein, protein MSLKRKIALNLSIAFSLLFGIVMMIIYMSFNDFRRDEFKERFRQRLEFTSHFISESKNFEAEAPLFFNENADNILLNEKILIFNADKELIYSTIKDRNVTWDAALLKELDQRKTIYTEKTIPEIYAALKNIKGENYYILTSAYDSNGKSKLSYLKYLLVTAYVMSTLLIGLFSYYFMGQFLRPLEDLNKEISEVTAHKLTTQVPVQQSQDEISILAQSFNTMIVRLNDVFQSQKDFTASASHEIRTPITRMAFQLENLIKFEQHSPETLSSLKQIQKDVYQLSDLTNSLLLLTKFDKENIQSLYEEVRIDEVIFSSFETVEKSYPDLKMDFLISEETSEQALLTIKGIQSLLDIVFINLFKNAAVYSDNIEVDVLITETASKLIVDVISQGSTISENEQSKLFEAFMRGNNAQNISGSGLGLRIVKRILEYHGADIIYSSPSENINKFSVVFSKI, encoded by the coding sequence ATGTCATTAAAAAGGAAGATTGCTTTAAATTTAAGTATTGCCTTCTCACTACTTTTTGGTATAGTGATGATGATTATATATATGTCTTTTAATGATTTTAGAAGAGATGAATTTAAAGAAAGGTTTCGCCAAAGACTCGAGTTTACCTCTCATTTTATCTCCGAATCTAAAAACTTCGAAGCTGAAGCTCCTCTTTTTTTCAATGAAAATGCAGATAATATCCTTCTCAATGAGAAAATCTTGATATTTAATGCAGACAAAGAATTAATCTATAGTACAATAAAAGACCGGAATGTTACCTGGGATGCTGCCTTATTAAAAGAGCTGGATCAAAGAAAAACGATATACACCGAGAAAACCATTCCCGAAATATATGCTGCACTTAAAAATATAAAAGGAGAAAACTACTATATTCTAACCAGTGCCTACGACAGCAATGGAAAATCCAAATTATCTTATTTAAAATATTTGCTTGTTACGGCTTATGTAATGAGTACGCTTCTCATTGGGCTTTTCAGTTATTATTTTATGGGGCAGTTTCTACGTCCCCTGGAAGATCTTAATAAAGAGATTTCAGAGGTTACCGCACATAAGTTAACTACACAAGTGCCCGTACAACAATCACAAGATGAAATTAGTATATTAGCACAATCATTTAACACCATGATTGTACGGTTGAACGATGTTTTTCAATCGCAAAAAGATTTCACGGCGAGTGCCTCGCATGAGATCCGAACGCCTATTACAAGAATGGCATTCCAGTTGGAGAATCTGATCAAGTTCGAACAGCATTCTCCGGAGACCTTATCTTCATTAAAGCAGATTCAGAAAGATGTTTATCAATTATCTGACCTGACTAATTCCCTGCTGCTTCTGACTAAATTTGACAAAGAGAACATTCAAAGTTTATATGAAGAAGTAAGGATTGATGAAGTTATATTCAGTTCCTTCGAAACAGTAGAAAAAAGTTATCCGGATCTGAAAATGGATTTTTTAATTTCTGAAGAAACTTCAGAACAAGCATTATTAACTATAAAAGGAATACAATCATTGCTGGACATCGTATTTATTAACCTGTTCAAAAATGCGGCGGTTTATTCGGATAATATTGAAGTAGATGTTCTCATTACTGAAACTGCTTCAAAACTGATTGTGGATGTTATTTCTCAGGGAAGTACAATTTCTGAGAATGAACAGTCGAAATTATTTGAGGCTTTTATGAGGGGGAATAATGCACAGAATATTTCGGGTTCCGGATTGGGACTTCGGATTGTAAAAAGAATTTTAGAATACCATGGTGCAGATATTATTTACTCTTCGCCATCGGAAAATATTAACAAGTTTAGTGTGGTATTTTCTAAAATTTAA
- a CDS encoding tyrosine-type recombinase/integrase produces the protein MLNKFLEYLQFEKRYSPHTITSYKKDLEDFSYFFLKTESSDDISKADKRVVRNFIVALSENNISKRSINRKLSSLRSFYFFLLKIGEITVSPTESISSLKFYAEKQIPISQEEMEVLNNTIFEEPHDILDQCIIEVLYQTGIRKSELCGLIFENVNLDGNELKIIGKGNKERYVPISEDLTVLLRSYLTLRRPLDEFQNCFFVNKKGKKLTEKFVYVVVNKYLSLITSKQKRSPHILRHSFATHVLDNGAEISKVKKILGHSSLASTQVYTNANIEQLKKVFNQAHPRASKKEEL, from the coding sequence ATGCTGAATAAATTTTTAGAATATTTACAATTCGAAAAGAGGTATTCACCTCATACTATTACAAGCTATAAAAAAGACCTGGAAGATTTTTCTTATTTTTTTCTCAAAACAGAATCTTCCGATGATATTTCCAAAGCCGATAAAAGGGTAGTCAGGAATTTCATAGTGGCACTAAGTGAAAATAATATATCCAAGAGGAGTATTAACCGAAAGCTTTCCTCTCTTCGAAGTTTTTATTTTTTTCTTTTAAAGATCGGTGAAATTACTGTTTCGCCCACTGAAAGTATTTCCTCTCTTAAGTTTTATGCCGAAAAACAAATTCCTATTTCACAAGAAGAAATGGAGGTGCTTAATAATACCATTTTTGAAGAGCCGCATGATATTCTTGATCAGTGTATCATAGAAGTTCTGTACCAGACCGGAATCCGTAAGTCCGAACTTTGTGGCTTGATATTTGAGAATGTAAACTTAGATGGAAATGAGTTGAAAATTATAGGTAAAGGGAACAAAGAAAGATATGTTCCCATATCTGAAGATTTGACTGTTTTATTAAGAAGTTATTTAACATTAAGAAGACCTCTCGATGAGTTTCAGAACTGTTTTTTCGTTAATAAGAAGGGGAAAAAACTCACGGAAAAATTTGTTTATGTAGTCGTAAATAAGTACCTTAGTCTTATAACTTCGAAGCAAAAAAGAAGTCCTCATATTCTAAGACATAGCTTTGCTACACACGTTTTGGATAATGGGGCGGAGATCTCAAAAGTAAAAAAAATATTAGGACATTCCAGTCTAGCCAGTACGCAGGTGTATACGAATGCTAATATAGAACAATTGAAAAAAGTGTTTAATCAGGCTCATCCTAGAGCGTCTAAAAAAGAAGAATTATGA
- a CDS encoding HPF/RaiA family ribosome-associated protein → MKITVQSIGLTPHEPLESHIEKKVSKLETFYDKIHECKIFLKVENNSDKSNKTAELILAVPGDDIVVKKTAVSFEESLDLCVDTAKKLLIKKKETA, encoded by the coding sequence ATGAAGATCACAGTACAATCAATTGGTTTAACTCCACACGAACCATTGGAATCACACATCGAAAAAAAAGTAAGCAAACTTGAAACGTTTTATGACAAAATTCACGAGTGCAAAATCTTCCTGAAGGTTGAAAATAATTCGGATAAATCAAATAAAACTGCTGAACTTATTTTGGCGGTTCCAGGTGACGATATCGTAGTAAAAAAGACGGCTGTAAGTTTTGAAGAGAGTTTGGATCTTTGTGTTGATACTGCTAAGAAGCTATTAATCAAGAAAAAAGAAACAGCTTAG
- a CDS encoding TolC family protein, which yields MNKIAGLFVVISSFMTAQQQMSLLDCEKAFQTNNLQLLAQQYNINMADADILQAKIWDLPQLSGQINAYNPEGKKVFDVGHAKGAQVTQLIHMGGKKKNEIAFAKSNKELAQLQFSQLLVDLKTQLHTTYYNLYFQKLKLENINKQLGYMKELLSAYKVQSAKGNVSLKDEVRLQSIVIQLNNDKVEINKNILDVEQNLKVLTGITEDIEPELSEAEAREILATQPIGDEEDLKRKALENNADYQYNLKLIDNSKLYAQWQKSLNVPDINVGAGWDQNGGTFRNEINLMVGIPLPLWKSNQGNVEKANYAIQQNQKNAEYQKLNLETKVQSLYRTWKNQYDQLAEIKATDLNNLDLVYNGMLNNFRKGNVSLIEFTDFMESYRQTALQIYDMKNDIIQSAEQLNQLVQTKIFY from the coding sequence ATGAACAAAATTGCAGGACTGTTTGTTGTCATTTCCTCATTCATGACAGCACAACAGCAAATGTCTCTTCTGGATTGTGAAAAAGCTTTCCAGACGAACAACCTTCAGCTGCTCGCCCAGCAGTATAATATCAACATGGCCGATGCTGATATTTTACAGGCTAAGATCTGGGATCTTCCACAATTGAGCGGGCAGATCAATGCTTATAATCCTGAAGGTAAGAAAGTGTTTGATGTTGGACACGCAAAGGGAGCACAGGTTACACAGCTCATTCATATGGGTGGAAAAAAGAAAAATGAGATTGCATTTGCAAAATCTAATAAAGAACTGGCTCAACTTCAATTTTCCCAACTTCTCGTTGACCTCAAAACACAATTGCATACTACTTATTACAATCTCTACTTCCAAAAATTAAAGCTGGAAAATATCAACAAGCAATTGGGTTATATGAAAGAGCTTTTAAGCGCTTATAAGGTCCAGTCTGCAAAGGGAAATGTATCGCTTAAAGATGAGGTGAGGCTGCAGAGTATTGTAATTCAGCTAAATAACGACAAAGTAGAAATCAATAAAAATATTCTGGATGTTGAACAAAATTTAAAAGTTTTAACCGGAATTACGGAAGATATAGAACCTGAACTTTCTGAGGCTGAGGCACGGGAAATTTTGGCTACCCAACCCATCGGAGATGAAGAAGATCTGAAGCGAAAAGCATTGGAGAATAATGCAGATTATCAATATAACTTGAAGTTAATTGATAATAGCAAACTCTATGCTCAATGGCAGAAATCTTTAAATGTTCCGGATATTAATGTGGGAGCCGGATGGGATCAGAATGGAGGAACATTCAGAAATGAGATCAATTTAATGGTAGGAATTCCATTACCCTTATGGAAAAGCAATCAGGGAAATGTTGAAAAAGCAAATTACGCTATCCAACAGAACCAAAAAAATGCAGAGTATCAAAAACTCAATTTGGAAACAAAAGTACAATCCTTGTACAGGACATGGAAAAATCAATATGATCAATTAGCAGAAATTAAAGCAACAGATCTCAATAATCTGGATCTTGTTTATAATGGGATGTTAAACAATTTCAGAAAGGGAAATGTAAGCCTTATTGAGTTTACTGACTTTATGGAAAGTTACAGACAAACAGCCCTTCAGATCTATGATATGAAAAACGATATTATCCAATCGGCTGAACAACTTAATCAGCTAGTACAAACTAAAATATTCTATTAA
- a CDS encoding efflux RND transporter periplasmic adaptor subunit, which yields MKKYIIVLLVAIALLSCSKKEEQKVTMPKGFELSNTMLKSIVLAKVEKKYIEDNYNFYGKISADQNSYIDVYPLVGGNVLSVNVELGDHVTKGQVLATIRSTELAEVQKDVSDAKTDLVVAQNNLRVAKEMYEGKLNTERDVLEAKSQLQKAQDQLQRASAISTVYNVKKGNIYNVLAPISGYIVQKNINKDMQLRTDRSDNIFDVANTTNVWAIMNVNESDIDKISLGMKAEVSTLSYPDKVFYGKIDKIFKIIDPQTNAMQARVVLDNASGLLIPDSKATIKVSTSENDMALTVPSKAVIFDDNRSFVVVFKSRTNLKVKEVKVLKQVGDTTYISDGLVEGEQVITENQLLIYRSLNN from the coding sequence ATGAAAAAATATATAATTGTATTATTGGTAGCCATTGCATTATTGTCCTGCTCAAAAAAAGAAGAACAGAAAGTGACAATGCCGAAAGGTTTTGAACTAAGCAATACCATGCTTAAATCTATCGTCCTTGCAAAAGTTGAGAAGAAGTATATTGAAGATAATTATAATTTTTACGGTAAAATATCCGCAGATCAAAACAGTTACATCGATGTATATCCTTTGGTAGGAGGAAATGTTTTAAGTGTCAATGTGGAATTGGGTGATCATGTAACGAAGGGGCAGGTTTTGGCGACAATCAGGAGTACTGAGCTTGCTGAGGTACAGAAAGATGTAAGTGATGCAAAAACGGATCTGGTCGTTGCTCAGAACAATCTTCGTGTTGCCAAGGAAATGTACGAAGGTAAGCTTAATACTGAAAGAGATGTTCTGGAAGCCAAGAGCCAGCTGCAAAAGGCACAGGACCAACTGCAGAGAGCGAGTGCGATAAGTACGGTTTATAATGTGAAAAAAGGAAATATCTATAATGTTTTAGCTCCTATCAGTGGATACATTGTTCAAAAAAATATCAATAAGGATATGCAGCTTAGAACAGATAGGAGTGATAATATTTTTGACGTAGCCAATACAACCAATGTATGGGCAATTATGAACGTTAATGAATCGGATATTGATAAAATAAGTCTTGGAATGAAGGCTGAAGTTTCTACATTGTCATATCCTGACAAGGTGTTTTATGGGAAAATTGATAAAATATTTAAAATTATCGATCCTCAGACCAACGCCATGCAGGCGAGAGTTGTTTTGGACAATGCAAGCGGGCTGCTGATTCCTGATAGTAAAGCCACAATCAAAGTTTCAACTTCCGAAAATGATATGGCTTTAACGGTTCCTTCCAAGGCGGTTATTTTTGATGATAACAGAAGTTTTGTGGTGGTTTTTAAATCCAGAACTAATCTTAAGGTTAAAGAAGTTAAGGTTTTGAAGCAAGTAGGCGATACAACATATATATCTGATGGATTAGTTGAGGGGGAACAGGTAATTACCGAGAATCAATTGCTGATTTATCGTTCTCTTAATAACTAA
- a CDS encoding CusA/CzcA family heavy metal efflux RND transporter: protein MNKFIKNIIAFSLKNKAFTFIWVAILAISGFISFKNMPIEAFPDVTNTQIVIITQWNGRSAEEVERFVTTPIELAMSPVQKKTSVRSTTMFGLSIVKILFDDGVDDTFARNQVNNQLRTISLPDAVDPEVQPPYGPTGEIFRYTLESKNKDSRELLTLQNWVVDRALRGVPGVADINVFGGQDKVFELSIDPRALDKYNLTPLQVYDAVTKSNLNVGGDVIEKNGQAYVVRGIGLVKSVADIGNITIENDSGNPVLVKNVADVHESSMPRVGQAGLNNHEDTVEGIVVMRKGENPREVLVGVKAKIKELNEKILPKDVKMVTFYDRDNLMDFTTRTVMHNLIEGIVLVTVMVLIFMADWRTTLIVSIIIPLSLLFAFLCLKLAGMSANLLSLGAVDFGIIIDGAVVMVEGIFVMLDHKAHKYGMEKFNKLAKGGWIKQTGTGLGKAIFFSKLIIITSLIPIFSFQKVEGKMFSPLAFTLGFALTGALIFTLTLVPVLTHILLNKNVKEKNNPFVNFWDRIVLKGFRYTFKHKKMSLIVAISFLVVTLFSGKFLGTEFLPQLNEGSLWITAEMPMSSSLKESLKTADLLKKDIMSFSEVTDVLAQTGRSNDGTDPNGFGFVQFAVNLKPREEWKRKISYDELIKEIDNKLRNYQGITFNYSQPISDNVAEAVAGFKAENGIKIYGDNLQTLDRLAEEVLKEIKNVDGVKDPGIIKNIGQPEVSVVLDRDKMAAYGVMPADAQAVLEMAFGGKTASEMFDGERKFPIRLRYSQEYRKDENDIASLMVPTQDGAKIPLKEISNIVKNNGAAFIYRDDIKRYIGVKFSIRDRDLGSTIADAQKKVAKIELPEGYSIGWTGQFENQQRASHRLAQVVPVSILMIFFLLFILFGNIKDSLLVLANVPFALIGGIIALHVTRMNFGISAGVGMIALLGICIQNGVILISEFHQNIKNGLALDEAIMTGVKSRTRPVIMTALMASIGLLPAALSTGIGSESQKPLAIVIIGGLITATVLTLLIFPIIFWIFNRTKKSTSI, encoded by the coding sequence ATGAATAAATTCATTAAAAATATAATTGCTTTTTCGCTTAAAAATAAAGCGTTCACCTTCATATGGGTCGCAATTTTGGCCATTTCGGGTTTTATCAGTTTCAAAAATATGCCGATTGAAGCATTTCCGGACGTAACCAATACCCAGATTGTGATTATCACCCAATGGAACGGACGAAGCGCAGAAGAAGTAGAACGTTTTGTAACGACACCCATAGAATTGGCAATGAGTCCGGTTCAGAAAAAGACAAGTGTACGAAGTACCACCATGTTTGGTCTTTCGATTGTAAAAATTCTGTTCGATGATGGGGTGGACGATACTTTTGCCAGAAATCAGGTTAATAACCAACTACGAACTATAAGCCTTCCTGATGCGGTAGATCCCGAAGTACAACCACCCTACGGACCAACCGGTGAGATTTTCAGGTACACACTGGAGAGTAAAAATAAAGATTCCCGGGAACTATTAACCCTGCAAAACTGGGTAGTGGATCGTGCTTTAAGAGGAGTACCAGGTGTGGCTGATATTAATGTTTTTGGTGGACAGGATAAAGTTTTTGAATTAAGTATTGATCCGAGGGCATTGGATAAATACAACCTGACCCCGCTTCAGGTCTACGATGCTGTTACAAAGAGCAATTTGAATGTGGGAGGAGATGTTATTGAAAAGAACGGACAGGCTTATGTAGTACGGGGAATCGGTTTGGTTAAATCGGTAGCTGATATTGGAAATATTACGATTGAAAATGATAGCGGTAACCCTGTTTTGGTAAAAAATGTCGCTGATGTTCATGAAAGCTCAATGCCAAGAGTAGGACAGGCAGGACTGAATAACCACGAAGACACAGTGGAAGGTATTGTCGTAATGAGAAAAGGTGAAAATCCGCGTGAAGTTTTGGTAGGTGTAAAAGCCAAGATCAAAGAGCTTAATGAGAAAATTCTTCCGAAAGATGTGAAGATGGTTACATTCTATGACAGGGATAACCTGATGGATTTCACAACCCGTACCGTAATGCATAACCTTATCGAAGGAATTGTGCTTGTTACTGTAATGGTTCTGATCTTTATGGCAGATTGGAGAACTACGTTGATCGTTTCTATTATTATTCCATTGTCATTATTATTTGCGTTTTTATGTCTGAAGCTTGCGGGAATGAGTGCGAACCTTCTTTCATTAGGTGCTGTGGATTTTGGGATTATTATTGATGGAGCCGTCGTCATGGTAGAAGGTATTTTTGTAATGCTTGATCATAAAGCCCATAAATATGGAATGGAGAAGTTCAATAAACTCGCTAAAGGAGGATGGATAAAACAAACAGGAACAGGTTTGGGTAAAGCGATATTCTTTTCCAAACTTATTATCATTACCTCTCTGATCCCTATTTTCTCATTCCAGAAAGTGGAAGGTAAGATGTTTTCACCTCTCGCATTTACATTGGGATTTGCTTTGACAGGAGCATTAATATTTACTTTAACATTAGTACCCGTTCTTACCCATATCCTTTTAAATAAGAATGTAAAAGAAAAAAATAATCCTTTTGTAAACTTCTGGGACCGGATTGTTTTAAAAGGATTTCGCTATACTTTTAAACATAAGAAGATGAGTTTAATCGTTGCCATTTCATTTTTGGTCGTTACTTTGTTTTCGGGGAAATTTCTGGGAACTGAATTTTTGCCACAGCTTAATGAAGGATCTTTATGGATCACCGCCGAAATGCCAATGAGCTCTTCTCTGAAAGAATCCTTAAAGACCGCAGATCTTTTGAAGAAAGATATTATGAGCTTTTCGGAAGTTACGGATGTTCTTGCACAAACTGGGAGAAGTAATGACGGAACAGATCCTAATGGATTTGGTTTTGTTCAATTCGCTGTAAATCTGAAACCCCGGGAAGAATGGAAGCGGAAAATTTCATACGATGAACTGATCAAAGAGATTGATAATAAACTAAGAAATTATCAGGGAATCACATTTAATTATTCACAGCCTATTTCTGATAATGTTGCAGAGGCGGTAGCCGGCTTCAAAGCCGAAAACGGGATCAAGATTTATGGGGATAATCTTCAGACTTTGGATCGATTGGCTGAAGAGGTTCTGAAAGAAATAAAAAATGTAGATGGAGTAAAAGATCCGGGAATCATAAAGAATATAGGCCAGCCGGAGGTAAGTGTGGTGTTGGATAGAGATAAAATGGCAGCCTACGGTGTAATGCCTGCTGACGCACAGGCTGTTCTTGAGATGGCTTTTGGAGGTAAAACAGCTTCCGAAATGTTTGATGGAGAGCGTAAATTTCCAATAAGATTGAGATATTCCCAGGAGTATAGAAAAGATGAAAATGATATTGCTTCATTGATGGTTCCTACACAAGATGGGGCAAAAATACCGCTAAAGGAAATAAGTAATATTGTTAAGAATAATGGGGCAGCATTCATTTACAGGGATGATATCAAACGATACATTGGTGTAAAATTTTCTATCCGCGACCGTGACCTGGGAAGTACAATTGCCGATGCTCAGAAAAAGGTAGCTAAAATAGAGCTTCCAGAAGGATATTCTATAGGATGGACCGGGCAGTTTGAAAATCAGCAAAGAGCCTCTCATCGCCTGGCACAGGTAGTTCCTGTGAGTATCCTCATGATTTTCTTCCTGTTGTTTATACTCTTCGGAAACATAAAAGATTCTCTTTTGGTACTTGCTAATGTACCGTTTGCATTAATCGGTGGAATCATAGCACTTCATGTAACGAGAATGAACTTTGGGATCTCTGCAGGTGTGGGTATGATTGCACTTTTGGGAATTTGTATACAGAATGGAGTAATCCTTATTAGTGAATTCCACCAAAATATTAAAAATGGTCTGGCATTGGATGAAGCAATAATGACCGGAGTGAAATCCAGGACAAGACCAGTCATCATGACCGCTTTGATGGCTTCTATAGGTCTTTTACCTGCAGCTTTATCTACAGGTATTGGTTCTGAATCTCAGAAACCACTGGCGATTGTTATTATTGGAGGATTAATTACAGCTACGGTACTTACTTTACTTATTTTTCCAATTATTTTCTGGATTTTCAACAGAACTAAAAAATCAACGTCAATTTAA
- the rpsU gene encoding 30S ribosomal protein S21 codes for MLIIPVKDGESIDRALKKYKRKFDKTGTVRQLRSRQQFVKPSVTLRQARLKAAYKQRALSKEEQA; via the coding sequence ATGTTAATAATTCCTGTAAAAGATGGTGAATCCATCGATAGAGCACTAAAAAAATATAAAAGAAAATTTGATAAAACTGGAACAGTTCGTCAATTAAGATCGAGACAACAGTTTGTTAAGCCTTCTGTAACTTTGAGACAAGCTAGATTAAAAGCGGCTTATAAACAAAGAGCGTTAAGCAAAGAGGAGCAAGCTTAA
- a CDS encoding response regulator transcription factor, whose amino-acid sequence MNILLLEDDLILSAELCKFLESNNFSCDKIYDGETFLRQIKNNSYDLYLLDINVPKINGLDVCQTIRSFDKNTPIIIISAYGDLSDKKDAFTRLADDYLVKPFQFEELLLRVNSLLRRKMPVDTSDQEIIRIDDLIINKTEQKVYRGGNEITLTLKEFQLLAYLAEAQGRTVSKQQITENVWEHNFNTNTNTVEVYINFLRKKIDKDFKVKLIHTRSGFGYYLSPL is encoded by the coding sequence ATGAATATACTTTTATTAGAAGACGACCTCATTCTTTCCGCGGAACTTTGTAAGTTTTTGGAATCAAACAATTTTTCATGTGATAAGATTTATGATGGGGAGACTTTTCTTCGTCAGATAAAAAATAATTCGTACGATCTCTATTTACTGGATATTAATGTTCCCAAAATAAACGGATTGGATGTTTGCCAAACCATTCGTTCATTCGATAAAAATACACCTATCATCATTATTTCGGCATATGGAGATCTTTCTGATAAGAAAGATGCCTTTACAAGACTTGCTGATGATTATCTTGTCAAGCCTTTTCAGTTTGAAGAACTGCTTTTAAGGGTAAATTCTCTTTTGAGGAGAAAAATGCCGGTAGATACTTCAGATCAGGAAATCATAAGAATTGATGATCTCATCATCAATAAGACTGAACAAAAAGTCTATAGAGGAGGAAACGAAATTACCCTAACTCTGAAAGAATTTCAATTGTTAGCTTACCTGGCAGAAGCCCAGGGAAGAACGGTATCCAAACAACAGATTACGGAGAATGTATGGGAACACAATTTTAATACAAATACAAATACTGTTGAGGTATATATTAATTTTCTAAGAAAGAAAATCGATAAAGATTTTAAAGTTAAACTTATTCATACCCGATCAGGCTTTGGATATTATTTAAGTCCACTATAA